The following DNA comes from Verrucomicrobiales bacterium.
TCGCATCGGCCTGGAGTATTCCCACGGATCAGGCGACTCGGATCCGAGGGACGACAAGCACGGCACCTTCGAGAACCTATTTCCTACCAACCATAAGTTCTATGGTTACATGGATTTCGTCTCCCTGCAGAACATCCACGACGTGCGGGTGATCTACCAGATCAAGCCTCATCCGCGCCTGAGCCTCGCGTTGGAAGGCCACTTGTTCTGGTTGGCCGACACCTCCGACAACTTCTACAACGTCGGCGGCGCTCCCCGTGGCGGTGGCGCGGCCAGCGGAACCGGATATGGAGTCAACTCCAACTACGGATCGTTTGTGGGATCGGAACTGGATCTGATCGCGGGCTACTCTCTCACGCGATACGCCCAGGTCGAGGTAGGCTTCGGACATTTCTTCGCCGGATCGTACGTCGACAAGACCTTCCAAAACATCGGTGGATCTGCCGACGCCAACTACGTTTACACCCAATTGAATGTGAACTTTTGAGCCTTGCCTCACCTTTTTTGATTTGTCGGTACCCCTTCAGGCAACGTGCCGAAGGGATGATGATTCAAGCGGCCGACAGAGCCTCGGCGGCCTTTCGAACTCCTACAACCGCAGAGCCACATGAGAATAGCCTCGTTCGTATGTGTGGACAGCTCGCGAAACAAACCTTGGACGAAGTGAGAGTCTTGATGGGTCAACGGTAAAGAATGTGGAGTTGGTTTTGTGTGTCTGAATAACACTGCCGCATGAAACTGAACGTTGCCCTTTCCACAAACACCACGCTTCACTCCGTCGTCGTCAAAAGACCTCCTGGCACGCCTAAGGTCGCGACCGAGCTGACCAACTACCACGGGCATGCGGTCATGGCGGGGCGCAGTTCTTGCCATGCCACGACCCAACCGAACATCGACATGCGCGCGGCATTGGACCTCGACCAGTTCCATCAGAAGCTGAAAATCAATCACGACTTCGCATGGCAGGAAAGCGAACCTCAACCCGTGCTCAAGATTTTGCGCAGCACGGGTGAGGTAGCCTGACGCGTCCACCCATCTGGGGCGCTTACGGCTCCGGCCTTAGCAAGGCTCGCAGCAGCACGAACTCCGTTTCCCTAATCCAGCGCCCACACGGAGTCTGATACTATGCGCCGTACTCCACCAACCTCCCTTCGAAGTGGGTTGGTGAGCCGCTCACGCTTCAGCCTCCGACCGCTTTGCGCCGAAAGCGGAAGTAGCCGAACGCTTGCTCCGTTTGCCAGGGCGTGAGATGGACTTCTTGCACCTGCTCCAGCAGGTCAAACTCGGTGCCCAGCTCCGCGCTCACGCTGGCCGCATTATGACGGCATACTTCCAGGCCGCTGCATTTTTCCGGTCCGTGCGGAGCGAAGGCTGCGATGACCACCTGTCCGCCCTGCACCAGGGTGCGGCGCAATGCCTCCACATATCTCCTCCGATCCGCCGC
Coding sequences within:
- a CDS encoding alginate export family protein, which gives rise to RIGLEYSHGSGDSDPRDDKHGTFENLFPTNHKFYGYMDFVSLQNIHDVRVIYQIKPHPRLSLALEGHLFWLADTSDNFYNVGGAPRGGGAASGTGYGVNSNYGSFVGSELDLIAGYSLTRYAQVEVGFGHFFAGSYVDKTFQNIGGSADANYVYTQLNVNF